The Terriglobales bacterium genomic sequence CTCCACGCGCGACGAAGAGAAGGAGTACGTCAACTTCATGCTGGCCTCCATGTACGAGCGCCAGAAGAAGTACGAGGCGGCCGAGGAGATGTTCAAGAAGATCCTTGCCGCCGATCCCAACAACGCCACCGTCCTCAACTACCTGGGCTACATGCTCGCCGACCGCGGGCTGCGCCTGGAGGAGGCCCTGGGACACGTGAAGAAGGCGGTGGCACTGGAGCCGCAGAACGGCGCTTACCTGGACTCCCTGGGCTGGGCCTACTTCAAGCTCGGCAACTATGACCTGGCCGAGGAGAGCCTGCGCAAGGCTACCGAGCGCATCCCCAACGACCCCACCGTCCAGGACCACCTGGGCGACCTCTACCAGAAAACGGGGCGGCTGAAGCTGGCGGCGGCGCACTGGGAGCGGGCGCTGGAGGAGTGGGGCCGCGCCGTTCCCGCCGAGGTCGAGTCCGCCGACGTCGCCAAAGTGCAGAAGAAGCTGGAGTCGGCCAAGATCCGGCTGGCCCGCCAGGGCGACGGCAAGAAGTAACGGACCGTGCGGCACAGCCGTCCTCGGCTGTGCGGGTTCCCCGGTGTAAACTCACCCCCATGTTGGCTCCCTACGCGGTGCGCGTGGAGCAGTCGCGCGGACGCCGCCATCCCGAGCCCGCGCATCCCTATCGCGACGACTTCCAGCGCGACCGCGACCGCGTCGTCCACTCCCGCGCCTTCCGCCGCCTGGAGAACAAGACCCAGGTCTTCACCCGCCGCCTCTCCGACCACTTCCGCAACCGGCTCACTCACAGCATCGAGGTCTCGCAGATCTCCCGCACCCTCGCCGCCCAGCTCGGCCTGAACTCGGAGCTGGTGGAGGCGCTGGCGCTGGTGCACGACGTCGGCCATCCGCCCTTCGGCCACTCCGGGGAAAAGACGCTCGACGCCGCCATGCGCGCCCATGGCGATTCCTTCGACCACAACCTGCACGCGCTGCGCATCGTCGAGGATTTCGAAGTGCGCTACGCCGCCTTCCGCGGCTTGAACCTCACCTTCGAGGTGCGTGAGGGCATCATCAAGCACTCGCGCGACTACAAGCTGGCGGACTACCCGCAGCTCGCCGAGTACCAGCTTGGCCAGCGCCCGCCGCTCGAGGCCCAGCTCATCGACCTCACCGACGAGATCGCCTACAACACCGCCGACCTCGACGACGGCTACGAAGCCAAGCTGCTCAAGCTGGGAGAGATCCGCGAGCGCGTCGGCATCTTCGACCGCTTCTACCGCGAGGCGGAGAGAAAATATCCCGCGGCCATAGAGAAGCTGAAGTTCAACGAGGCGCTCAAGCGCATGCTCGACCGCATGGCCAGCGACCTCATCACGAACACGCGCGCGCGCATCGAGGCCGCGGGGGTGAATTCGCTCGAGGACGTGCGCGCCCATGGCGAGCGCCTGGCCGCCTTCAGCCCGGAGGTGGACGCCGAGCGCCTCCAGGCCAAGGCCTTCCTCAACCAGCGCCTTTACTCCAACTCCGCGCTCAAGCCGGAGAAGGCCCACTCCGAGCGAGTGATTGCTGAGCTATTCAAGTACTGGGTCGCCCATCCCGAAGCCCTGCCCAAGACCTACCGCGAGAAGGCCCGACACGAGCCGCCCCACCGCGTGGTCTGCGATTACATCGCCGGCATGACCGACCACTACATTCTGGAGCAGCACGAGAAGTACTGTCCTTGATCTTGATTTTCGCTTGTCACCCTGAGCGAGGCCGGAGTCCTGCTTTGCGGGACGACGGCCGAGTCGAAAGACCCCTACCCTGCCACAGGCCAGAAGCGCGCGCGAGGGCGTTCTCCCCGAGCAGCCGCCCTGTCATCCTGAGCCCGCGCAGCGGGAGAAGGACCTTGCGTTTGGTTTTGGTGTGTCTTTAACCTTTTCCCTTTTCCCTTTTCCCTTTTACCTTTTTTCTTTCCCCCTACCGCCCCAGCCTCCGGTCGCGGCTGGGGGAGCGCCGGCGCAGGCGGATGGAGAGCATGCTGCGGTCGGCGCGGGCGAGGGTCCGCTCCAGCTTCTCGCCGGAGCGCCGCGCCGCCCAGCCCAGAGAGAACGGCACCGGAGCTTCCCTCTTGGCGGCCAGCTCCAGGCGGCGGGCGGTGGCCTCGGTGTTGGCCAGGTCCGCGCCCGGCAGCAGCACCACGAACTCGTCTCCGCCGGTGCGCACCACCCCTTCCTCGGCGCGCGTCTGGCGCATGAGGAAGCGGTTCATGCGGACCAGCACGTCGTCCCCCGCCTGGTGCCCGTAGCGGTCGTTGTAATGCTTGAAGTGGTCGATATCGACCGCCAGGCAGCCCCAGGACTGGCGCCGATTCCGCCAACGCCTCTCAAACTCCTCCAGGTAGCGGCGGTTGAAGCATCCGGTGAGCGGATCGCGGATGCTCTGCTCCTGCAACTGGCTCTCCAGCCGCTTGCGCAGGGTGATGTCCACCAGGATGCCGTGGTACAGCACTTCGCCGGTTCTGAGGTCGCGGGTGCGGTGGGCGGTGTCGATGACGGTGCGCACCTGGCCGTCCGGACGTCTGATTTGCAGCTCGAATTTCTGCACCGAGCCCTTGCGCTTCAGCAGTTCCATCTCCCGCCTGCGCATCTCGGGATCCACCAGGTCCGTCGCCTTGAGCTTCTGGAGCTGCTGCAGCGAGGAGGCTCCGCAGATCTCGAGCATCGCCGGATTGGCGTCCAGGATCTCCCCTCTATGGTTGGTGATGTAGATCCCCTCTTGCAGGCGATACACCAGCTCCCGCACGCTGTCGGGATCGCTCAGGCTGCGCCGGCGGCGGTCGAGGTTCCTGCTCGGTTTGAGACCGCGTTTCTTCATTGCGGATCAGGGCGCGGGCGCCGCGGCCACTCCGGCCACCACGTCGTACAGCACCCGGTACCCTCTGCGCAGCTCTTCCACCCGGATGCGCTCGTTGTCGGCGTGCTCCGTAGCTCCTTCCTCGGGAGTCACAGTATAGGGCGAGAATCCGTAGCTCGCGATGCCCAGCCCGCGGTAGCGCTGGTTCTCGGTGTATCCGCTGGTCATCCGCGGAGCCACCGGCGTGCCCGGGAAGTAGCGCGTCGCCGTCCGGCGGAAGGAGGCGAAGAGCGCGGTATCGAGCGGCGAGGCGTTGGCCACGCGGAACTCCGCGTTTTCGGGCTCCAGGGTCACGTTGGGGTCGTCCACCACGCGACGTATCTCTTCCAGGAACGCCTTGGGATCCTCGCCCGGAAGCAGGCGCACATCGAGGTGCGCTCCGGCTGTGCCGGGGATGACGTTGGTCTGCTGCGAGCCGCTCAGCATGGTCAGGGAGATGGTGTTGTGCAGCATGTAGTTGAGCAGCTCGTCGTCCTCCACCGACTTGCGGAAGCGCTTGTCGCCCAGCGCGCTCTTCAGGTCGCGGAACCAGCGGGCGCGCTCCCCCGTCTGCGAGGGCGCCATCAGCCGCAGGAACTCCTCGGTCACCGGCAGCGCCTTCAGCTCGGTCTGGTGTGCCAGGATTCGGTTCAGCGCGCGCACCAGGCGGTTGGGAGCGGAGTCGGAAATCGGCCGCGAGCCGTGCCCGGGACGTCCGCGCGCCGTCACCTTCAGCCAGAAGGGAGATTTCTCCGCCACGTCCACGCCGATGTACTTCACGCCCTTCTCGTCCTTCACATTCTCGCCGCCCTCGGTGATCAGGTACTCGGCGTTGCCGATGAGGTCGCGGCGGTGGGCGATCATCCAATCGGTGCCGGTACCGTCCGCCTCCTCGTCGGCGGTGGCCAGAAAGATCACGTCGCGGTCGAGCGCCACCTTCTCCCGCTTGAGCATGACCATCACCACCAGTTGCGCGAGGCCTTCGCTCTTCATGTCCTGCGCGCCGCGGCCGTACATCACGCCGTCCAGGATGGCGGCGCTGAACGGTGGCGCCTTCCAGCGCGCCGGGTCGCTGGTCACTACGTCCTCGTGGTTCAGCAGGATGATGGGGCGTCCCTTGCCGCTGCCCGCGAGGCGCGCGATCAGGTTGGCGCGTCCCGGCGCGTACTCGAAGACCTGGTTCTCGATGCCCTCACGGTCGAGGATCTGCTTGAAAAACGCGGCCGCGCGCGCCTCGTTGCCCGGGGGATTGGTGGTATCCACCTGCAGGTACTCCGCCATCCAGCGCACCGCCAGGTCGGAGTACTGCTCCATGCGGCCGGCCGGGATGGTGTCCGAAGGCAGCTTCTCGGCCGCAGCGGAGGCGGCCAGGCAAAAGAAAAAGATTGCAGTCAGAACAAGCTGCCGCCGCGCCGGAAGAATCATGATCTCCTTGCTCCCCAGGGAATCGAGCTCGTTCAAAGACGCCCAACTCTAACAGAATTGCCGCCGCTGTCCTGCTGCGCCACCGGCTCCGCCGCGCCGCAACACCATCCCAATTTGTCATCCCGACCAGCCTTTGCCTGAGGCCCGCAGGGCCGAGGCCCTGAGCGAAGTCGAAGGGCCGAGGGAGGTCACCAGCGCGACTGGACCGAGGGCGAGCGGAGGGACCTGCTTCTCCGATTAGCGCTCCCTTGAAGCCGGAACCAGCGGAAACTACACTGGCGACATGGCAGAAGCAGGACGGGAGCGGACATCGCGTGCGCTCAAGCTGGCGCTCGTGGCCACGGCGGCCTACATCGCGCTGACGGCGGTGGCGGGCGTGCGCGCGCACAGCCTGGCGCTGCTCTCCGAGGCCGGACACAACCTCACCGACTTCCTCGCCTTGCTGCTCTCCTGGGCCGCCGTGCGCCTCGAAACTCGTCCGCCCTCGTCGCGACGAACCTATGGCTACCAGCGCGCCGGCGTGCTGGCCGCTTTCCTCAACGCCCTGACTCTGGTCGGCGTTTCCTTCTACATCTTCTACGAAGGCGTGCGTCGGCTGCAGCACCCGGAGCCGGTCGAGCCCGGCCTCATGATGGCGGTGGCCGCGGCAGGCGTGGTGATGAACGCCGGCATC encodes the following:
- a CDS encoding deoxyguanosinetriphosphate triphosphohydrolase — protein: MLAPYAVRVEQSRGRRHPEPAHPYRDDFQRDRDRVVHSRAFRRLENKTQVFTRRLSDHFRNRLTHSIEVSQISRTLAAQLGLNSELVEALALVHDVGHPPFGHSGEKTLDAAMRAHGDSFDHNLHALRIVEDFEVRYAAFRGLNLTFEVREGIIKHSRDYKLADYPQLAEYQLGQRPPLEAQLIDLTDEIAYNTADLDDGYEAKLLKLGEIRERVGIFDRFYREAERKYPAAIEKLKFNEALKRMLDRMASDLITNTRARIEAAGVNSLEDVRAHGERLAAFSPEVDAERLQAKAFLNQRLYSNSALKPEKAHSERVIAELFKYWVAHPEALPKTYREKARHEPPHRVVCDYIAGMTDHYILEQHEKYCP
- a CDS encoding sensor domain-containing diguanylate cyclase, whose amino-acid sequence is MKKRGLKPSRNLDRRRRSLSDPDSVRELVYRLQEGIYITNHRGEILDANPAMLEICGASSLQQLQKLKATDLVDPEMRRREMELLKRKGSVQKFELQIRRPDGQVRTVIDTAHRTRDLRTGEVLYHGILVDITLRKRLESQLQEQSIRDPLTGCFNRRYLEEFERRWRNRRQSWGCLAVDIDHFKHYNDRYGHQAGDDVLVRMNRFLMRQTRAEEGVVRTGGDEFVVLLPGADLANTEATARRLELAAKREAPVPFSLGWAARRSGEKLERTLARADRSMLSIRLRRRSPSRDRRLGR
- a CDS encoding M20/M25/M40 family metallo-hydrolase, producing the protein MNELDSLGSKEIMILPARRQLVLTAIFFFCLAASAAAEKLPSDTIPAGRMEQYSDLAVRWMAEYLQVDTTNPPGNEARAAAFFKQILDREGIENQVFEYAPGRANLIARLAGSGKGRPIILLNHEDVVTSDPARWKAPPFSAAILDGVMYGRGAQDMKSEGLAQLVVMVMLKREKVALDRDVIFLATADEEADGTGTDWMIAHRRDLIGNAEYLITEGGENVKDEKGVKYIGVDVAEKSPFWLKVTARGRPGHGSRPISDSAPNRLVRALNRILAHQTELKALPVTEEFLRLMAPSQTGERARWFRDLKSALGDKRFRKSVEDDELLNYMLHNTISLTMLSGSQQTNVIPGTAGAHLDVRLLPGEDPKAFLEEIRRVVDDPNVTLEPENAEFRVANASPLDTALFASFRRTATRYFPGTPVAPRMTSGYTENQRYRGLGIASYGFSPYTVTPEEGATEHADNERIRVEELRRGYRVLYDVVAGVAAAPAP